The sequence GCCAATTAAAGGTCAACGTTCAACAAACACACTGGTATATGCGCGGTGAAAACTTCTTCCGTCTCCATCCGCTGATGGACGAATATGGCGATCAACTAAGCGAACAGCTCGATCAAATTGCAGAACGCTTGATTGCTTTAAATGGTAGCCCACTGGCAACAACTCACGAATTCATTGAAAATACTGGCCTACCAGATGACAAAGTCGCTTTTGATCAATTAACGATGACTGAATTCATGCAACGGCTAGTTGATCAATTCAAGTACCTACGTGACCAATACCAAAAAGGAATCGAAGTTACTGACGAAGAAAAAGACTTCCCAACTCAAGATATGCTTAATGGCTTCAAGGATGAAACCGATAAAAATATTTGGATGATCAGTGCTTATCTAGGCAAAGCACCATTCGCTGACTAATATAAAAGACCATATGGCTATAAACGAGTAGCAATATGGTCTTTTCTTATGCTGAAAAAATAGCAACCAATAACACGACAATAACTCCCTGAATTATTCACCATAAGTTCTCCAAGCACAGTGTCACCCCGTTATCATGGGCGGTACTGTGTTTTTTATTTTTCACCTTTTTAGAGCAGAAAAAATCACCATCTTCCAACCTGTAGTTAACCGTTAACAAATAGTCATCCACCAGTAACTGTAACTCTTTTGAGGAACTTACCCAATTATTTATCACACTGAGCAACTCCGATTGAACATCATTATAGTCATATAAAAAACTGTACGCTTGAATTATTTAGGGTTGCATACAGCGAATTAAAGTGTTAAAATTATTCAGATTAACACATCAGGAAGTTATAAGTATCATTCATTTTTGCTATCTATTATTTTCTTAGATGTTAATTCAATTTGGTTACTTTGGTTTGATTCCTAGGAGGATATATATATATGCAAAATGGTACTGTAAAATGGTTTAATGCTGATAAGGGCTATGGGTTTATCTCTGGTTCAGATGGTAAAGATGTATTCGTACACTTTTCATCAATTAAAACTAACGGTTTTAAGAGTCTTGAGGAAGGGCAAAAAGTTAGTTACGATGTTGAACAAGCCGATCGAGGACCTCAAGCGACTAATGTTGTTCCACAATAATTTGTCTAATATTATGAAGAACTGCTTTTGATGGAGCAGTTCTTTTTTTATGGCTCTTCGTCAAAAAGTACTGATAGAAAAATTTGAATAACTTTTCAAACAGCTCGTGTCTGAGATTGGACATGAGCTGTTCTTTTATTCTTCCAGTTGATGGCAAAGTATGAGTTAGGAAGGGCAAGCAGGATTTGAGCCCGAAAATTAAAGAAGTTACGAAAGCCATAAGCAGTTCGTTTAATAACTTTGATCTTATTGTTAGTTCCTTCGACTGGACCATTCGTGTAGTCACCATATTTAAAGCTGGTGATAATCTCTTTACGATTCCTCCGGAGAGTCCGTTGAACTTTTTGAAGTGATTGGGGAAGCTGGGTCCATTTAATCGCGAGTAAATGATTGAGTTCATCCTTACTACGATGATTGATCGCGAGAATAAGGTCCTGATAATAACGATAAGCTTGTTTAAGATCATCATTGAAAGCCAGTAAGCGTTGAATAACTTCAACGTCGGTCAACTGAGTATACTCTATTGTAGCAGACTATTGAAAACGTTTACTTATTTTTGCTGATTATTCCAACTTTAAATCGGCTTGACTGACCATAGTATCAACCTTCAATTCATGGATTGTATATTCAGTTGAAATTTGTGATAAATGATGATTAACATTTATTGGTAGATTATAGAATGAAGTTAGCCACCCAGTTGGTGGTAAATAAAAAACGCCATTCGGCGTGACATCAGGTATCATATTAAGTGAACCAAACCTATATGAAAGGATGTCCGTCAAATGACGCACTTAAATGATACCATGTCTACTATTTTATTGACTACTCATAAAAAGAATGCTCATCTTACTAAAGAAGAACGTGTGATGATTGCGACTTTAAAGTCGCAAGGACTTTCCAATCGCGCAATTGGTCGCCAATTAGGAGTTAATCATCAAACAATTAATAACGAGCTCAACCGTGGTACGGTCCGCCAACTTCGTCGTCAAAAATCTAATGGTAAGATTTACGAATATTCTTACTACATCTATAGTTATGAAGCTGGTCAGGCCACATATCTTGAACATCACCGCCATTCTGGTCGTCGTCGCTTATATTATTCTTCAAAGCAATTTTTACGATTAGCTGATCAGCTAATGCTTGGTGAGTTTGACGACCACCATTACTCCCCACAAGCGGTTATTTATAAGGCTCGAGATTTAATGAATGATGGCACCCTGATCCCAAAGTCGGTTGTAACTTTATATCAATGGATTAATGAGGGTGTGCTTCGTACGTCCAATTTAGACCTCTTTGAAAAACCTAAACGTAAGCATCATCAAACTCATCCGCAAGCTAAAAGGTGCTTAGGGCCTAATATTGCTCAACGACCTCAAACTGCGGACCAACGGTCCGAAATTGGCCATTGGGAACTGGATACAGTTCAGGGACAGAAAAACGGTAATGACAGTGTTGTACTAGTAATGACTGATCGCCTTTCACGAGTTAATATCACGAGTAAAATTGCTGGTAAAACTGCGCATGCAGTAAATCAGTTCTTTATAAATTTGCGCCAGAAAATGGGCACAGATGCTTACTATCGCATTTTTAAGACAATAACCTCTGACAACGGTTCAGAATTTAGTGAGTTAACACAAGTTCACGATCATGTTTTCTATGCTGATCCGTATTCCCCTTGGGAACGTGGATCCAATGAGATCAATAACCGGTTTCTCCGCAAGGAGATTACCAAAGGTGAAGCTATAAATAACTATAGTAGTGCTCAGATCATAGCGACTAATGATTGGATGAATCACTATCCACGAGCTATGTTTAATGGACATTCGTCAATGGATATCTATCGTAAGGCCTTCTACCAAGAGATATCACAGCTCCATCAACCAATAATCAATTGGTCAGTATTATTTATTTGAGTCCAGTGGCTAACTTATTCTTGAAATTTAGGATTAACATTTATTTCTTGCATAGCTGATTTATCCTTAAAAAAGAATAATTTTTGTCATACACGTCGAGTATACAACTCTCCTGCGAATTTTCGATATTTTAACCGAATTAGCATAAATTCAATATTATTTTCGTTGACTCACTCCTTGGTACCAAACTGACCGATTCGTACATACCACAAACGCTACCATATCAAGGCTCACTTCTACTTTCACTACCATAATCAACACAACCTGCCAAACTGGACATTCGCACACTCGACTATCGAAATAGGACATAGAACACTCGACCCGCCAGCTTCAAATAGAAGAAGTGTACTATTTCCAATAGTTCAGAAGGGAAAAAGTACACTTTCAATCATCTATAAATACCGTCAGAGCGCGGTTTATCGGCTATTTTTCTGTACGTTCAAGGACTGTAACGCTCTCGACATGCGTAGTCTGCGGGAACTGATCCACCGGCTGAATCGGCTTCGTCACATGGTAGCCGACCTCAGCAAAACGCTGAATATCGCGCACCAGGGTCGCCGGGTTGCAGGAAACGTAGATCACCTTTTGCGGTCCCATCTCGCCGGTTGCTTCAATCAGCGATTCCGCCAGGCCCTTACGCGGCGGGTCCACGATCACGACATCCGGCTTCAGGCCCGCCGCCTGCCACTTGGCAAACTGCTCCTCCGCCTTGCCGACGACAAACTTGGCGTTCTTGATTCCGTTGCGTTTAGCATTGTGCTTGGCATCGTCAATCGCTGCCGGGACAATCTCAACCCCGTAGACCTGCTTGGCGTGCTTAGCCACCGCCAGCGAAATCGTTCCGATCCCACAATAGGCGTCGATCACCGTCTGACTGCCGTCCAACCCCGCATTGTCGATTGCCGTCTGGTAGAGGCGCTCAGTCTGTTGCGGGTTAACCTGGTAGAAGGACAGCGGCGAAATCGCAAAGTCGATCCCCAATAACTGGTCGTGGATCTCACTGGCGCCCCACAGCGTCTTGTCGGTGTCGCCGAGCAAGCGGTTGGTCTTCTTGTCGTTGATGTTTTGGACAATCGACTTGACTTCCGGCACCCCGGCCACGATTCCGTCGACAATCTGTTCCTCCATCGGCAGGCGCTTCGTGTTGGTGACCAGCACCACCATCATCTCGTGACTATAGTAACCGCGGCGCACCATCACCGTCCGGATGACGCCCTTGCCGGTCCGCTCGTCGTACGGCGTCACGTGGTACTTGCGCAGAAGGTCCCGCACCACCACAATCGCCTGGTCAATCTTCGGATCCTGGATGTAGAAGTCCTCAATCGGCACCAGGGTGTGGCTGCCCCGCTTGTAGAAGCCAGTCTCCAGCTGGCCCCGCACCGTCTTCACCGGCACCTGGGCCTTGTTCCGGTAGTGGTAGGGCGTGTCCATCCCCATCGTCGGCAGCACCTTGATCTCATCGAGGTGGGCCTTCTCCAGCAGCTCCTCAATCTGATGCTGCTTAAACTTCAGCTGGGCCGCATACTTCAGGTGCCCCAGCGGCGCAATCCCGGTCTGGATGTAGGCCTTGTCCTTGACGTCGACCCGGTCCGGGCTCTTAGTCTGCCACTCCATCACCCGCCCCCAGGCAAAGTTACGCGTCACCTTGGTCACCCTGATCGTCACCTGTTCCCCGGGCAGGGCGTTGGGCACGAAGACCGGGAAGTCGTCGACCTTGACCACCCCGTTGCCCTGGTAGGTCAGATCAACCACGGTGCCCTGATAATCATTGTTTTTATGTACTGGTACTTGAACCTTCATTTCTTTTCCTCCATCGAAAATCTCTGCTCTCTATTATATAACGACCGCTTTTCTTCCCTCAACTGGGACGCTAAAAAGGGATTGTGAACGCCGCTTTTGGCATTCACAATCCCTTTATTTTACTTTTTCTCTTCTTGGTTCATCTTGTCGACACCCTCAACGAAGTCCTTCTCGACCCGCTTGAAGTCCGCCGATTCGGTGATCGCGTCGTCCGGAATCTCGTCTAGGTTGGCGATTACCTCAATGTGCTGCTTCAGGTCGTGGAACTTCATCGGCGCGTCACCACCGTATTCCCCGTCGAGGTTGATCATCAAGCGATCATCCGGGTTCAGTGGCGTCACCTCGACGTCGGTTGCCTTGGCGTAGATGATGCCGGGGTCGCCAATGTGCTTCCCCTGCAGGGCCTTGGCCATCAGGCTCATCATGTCGACCAGACCGCTCTTCTTGACGATGATCATGGTGAACTTCCCGTCATCCAAGGCGGCGTCCGGCACGATCTGCTCGAAGCCCCCGACCGAATTCGTCAGGGCGAGGAAGAGCGTCGAGGCCTGGCCCCGGTACTCCTGACCATCGTACTTGATGTCGACGTCAACCGGCTTGATCCGTGGCAGGAGTTCCGCCCCCTTGGCAAGGTAGGCGGCGTAGCCAAAGAGCGACTTCATCTGGGATGGCACGTCGTAGGTCAGCTCCGTCAGCGTCCCCCCGGCGGCGATATTCATGAAGTAGTTCTCGCCAGCCTGGCCAATGTCGATCTTGAACTTCTTGTTCTTGCGCAAGATCAGCTTGGCCGCCGCGATCGGATCATCACGCGGAATCCGCAGTGCCCGCGCGTAATCGTTGGTCGTCCCGGCCGGAATGATCGCCATTGTCGGTCGGTGTTCCAGCCCGGCGATCCCGTTGACCACCTCGTTTAACGTCCCGTCACCACCGGCGGCCACGATCAGGTCAAAGCCCTCCTCGGCCGCCCGCCGTGCCTCGTTCTTCGCTGAGTTCGGCGCCGGTGTGGTCGCAAAGGCACTGGTTTCGTAACCGGCCTGCTCGTAGATCGCCAGGATGTCAACCAGGTCGCTGCGCAGGGCTTCCCGGCCGGAAGTCGGGTTATAAATTACTCGTGCTCGTTTTCGCATGAGATCACCTCCAGCTTAGATGTTGGCCAGTGACTTCTTCAGCAGCTGGGTAACCATCTGTGGGTTGGCCTTCCCGTGGGTCTGCTTCATGATCTGACCCATCAGGAAACCGAATGCCCGGTTCTTCCCGTTCTTGTAATCGTCGATTGACTGCTGGTTGTTGGCCAGGACATCGTCAACGATTGGCTGCAGCTGGGCTGGGTCGGACAGCTGAACCAGGCCGTGTTCCTTGGCGTAGGCATTTGGTTCCTCGCCGTTCATGATTCCCTTGAAGACCTTCTTGGCCATCTTAGAGGAAATCGTGCCGTCTTCGATCAGCTTAACCATCCCCGCCAGGTTGGCCGGCGTCAGCTTGGTATCCTGCAGGTCGACGTGGTTGTCGTTCATGTAGGAGTTCACGTCGTTCATCAGGTAGTTGGCCAGGCGCTTCGGGTCACCGCCGTCCTTGACCGCTTCCTCGAAGAAGTCGGACATTTCCTTGGTCTGGGTCAGGACCATGGCGTCGTAGTCGGTCAGCCCGAGATCGTCGACGTAGTGCTTGCGCCGTTCACCCGGCATGACTGGCATTTCGGAAGCAATCTCCTGAATCCATTCGTCGCTGACGTTCAAGTCCGGAATATCTGGTTCTGGGAAGTAACGGTAGTCGTCGGCCCCTTCCTTGGACCGCATGGCAACCGTCGTCCCGGTTGGTTCATCGTAACGCCGCGTTTCCTGGGCGATGTGGCCACCGGACATCAGGAGGTTCTGGTGCCGCTTTTCTTCGTAGGCCAGGGCCTTGCGGACGTAGTTGAAGGAGTTGATGTTCTTCATTTCGGTCTTGGTCCCGAACTTGTCGGAGCCCACCGGCCGGATGGAGATGTTGGTGTCGACACGCATCGACCCTTCTTCCATCTTCACGTCGGAGATCCCGGTGAACTGGATCCGCTGGCGCAGGGCTTCCAGGTAGGCGACCGCTTCTTCTGGGGAAGCGATGTCCGGCTTGGAGACGATTTCGATCAGTGGCGTCCCCTGCCGGTTCAGGTCAACGTAGGAGTACTTGCTGGTGTGGGTGTTCTTCCCGGCATCCTCTTCGATGTGCATCTCTTCGATCCCGATCTTCTTCTTTTTGCCGTCGACCTCGATCTCGATCCAGCCGTCGTGGGCGATTGGCGTGTCGGACTGGGTGATCTGGTAGGCCTTCGGGTTGTCCGGGTAGAAGTAGTTCTTCCGGTCGAAGTGCATGTGGTGGGCAATCTGGGCGTGCAGTGCCAGCCCGGCCATGATCCCGTCACGCACAACGCCCTTGTTCAGGGTTGGCAATACGCCGGGGTATCCCCAGTCGATCACGTTGGTGTTTTCGTTTGGCTGGTCACCATACTCAACCGGTGATGGACTGTAGATCTTGGAATTGGTCTTTAATTCAACGTGGACTTCGAGCCCGATCGTAGTTTGAAAGTTCATCTTAGTTTTGCCCCCCTAACTTTGGTGCTTTCTTGTGAAAGTCAGTGGTTTGTTCAAAGACGTAACCAGCGTTGTAGATGGTCTGCTCGTCGAACGGCTTCCCGATGATCTGCAGGCCAACTGGCATCCCGTTCTTGCTGGAGAAGCCGGCCGGAACGGACATCGATGGCAGACCGGCCATGTTAACTGGGACGGTCAGGACATCGTTCATGTACATCTTCTTTGGATCGTCAACTTCGGCACCAATCTTGAAGGCCGTCGAAGCGCCGGTAGCCCCGAGGATCAGGTCGTGGTCCTTGAAGACATCGTCAAAGTCCTGGGCGATCAGGCGACGAACCTTGGCCGCCTTGTTGAAGTAGGCGTCGTAGAACCCGGCGGACAGGGAGAAGGTCCCCAGCATAATCCGCCGCTTGACTTCTTCACCGAAGCCTTCCGTCCGGGAACGAACGTAAACGTCTTCCAGGTTCTTAACATCCTTGGCCCGGTAGCCGTAACGAATCCCGTCGTAACGCTGCAGGTTGGAGCTGGCTTCGGATGAGGCCAGGATGTAGTAAGCCGGAACCCCGTACTTAGTGTGTGGCAGGGTGACTTCGTCGATGACTGCCCCGAGGGATTCGAGGTGGTCGAGGGCGGCCTTGATAACTTCGTGAACGTCCTCGTCAAGGTCATCGAAGTATTCCTTCGGTACGGCAATCCGCAGACCCTTGACGCTCGTGCTGTCGTTCAAGTTGGCAGCCCAGTCTGGCACTTCCTTCAATGAGGAGGTCATGTCGTGCTCGTCGTTGCCGGCAATCAGGCTCGTCAGGTAGGCATTGTCCTTGACGGTCCGGGTCAACCAGCCGACCTGGTCAAAGCTGGAACCAAAGGCAATGATCCCCCACCGGGAAACACGGCCATAGGTTGGCTTCATGCCGACCACGCCGTTGAAGGAGGCTGGCATCCGGATGGAACCACCGGTATCGGTCCCCAGTGCCCCGAGAACGTCGCCTGCCGCAACGGCCGCCGCGGAACCACCTGAAGAACCGCCGGGTACCCGGGTCAGGTCCCACGGGTTGTGGGTGGTGAAGAAGGCGGAGTTTTCCGTCGAGGAACCCATGGCAAATTCATCCAGGTTGGTCTTCCCAACGTTGATGAAGCCGGCCTGGTTCAGCCGTTCCACCACCGTGGCGTCATAAACTGGGTTGAAGTTTTCCAGGATCTTGGAAGCGGCCGTCGTCTTCAGGCCCTTGGTCAAGATGTTATCCTTAACCGCCAACGGCACCCCGGAGACCAGTTGCTGGGCGCTCACGCCCGCGTTGTCAATCTCTGCTGCCCGCTTCATGGCGGCGTCCTCGTTCAGGGTCAAGAAGGCCTTGACCTGGTCGTCGTTGGCCTTGATGTGGTCAAAGGTGGCCTTCGTCAGTTCGGTGGCGCTGATCTTCTTGTTGACCAGGTCGTCATGCAACTGGGTCAGATCGGTTTGATAGAAATCCATTATTCGCCGTCCTCACTTTCGTCAATGATTGCTGGAACTCTAATGTAGCCGTCATCCGCGTCCGGTGCGTTCTTAAAGATCGCTTCCCGTTCTTCCTTCGATGATCTAACGGCCTTGTCTTCGCGCATGACGTTTACCCGGTCGGTTGCTGACGTCATTGGCTCGACGCCATCGGTATCAACCGCCTGGAGGTCTTCGAACATGTCGATAATGTTTCCTAATTGAGTGGTAAACTGACCAAGCTCGTCCTTCGGGAATTCAAGCTTGGCAAGTTCAGCAACGTGTTGTACCTGTTGCTCAGTGATTTTACTGGCCATTCTCTCTACCTCTTTTCCAGTAATTTTGTTTGCATACATTTTATAATTTTAGCACACTCTCGCCCGGTTTTTTACCGCCAAGGGTCCTGAAAACAAAATCAGTCCGTGGTTTTCACCAACGAACTGATTTTGTTGATCTTAATACGACGTGAGCACGTGAGTCCGGAAGGTATCAGAGCCGCTGTCCCGGTAGACGATCGCCTGCATCTCGGAGTCGGATTGGATCCGGATGTCAATCGGAATCCCGTTTGGCAGGTACTTCTTGGCTGCCCGGGCGATGTACTGGGTGAAGCTGGTGATTTCAGACTGGCTGTAGAACTGGGTCGTGACGGTGATGTGCATCCCGTTCAGCTGCCCGTTTTTGTATTGTGCCTGAGCCGTAACCCCGCTCAGGTTCGGGAAGAAGCTCTGGATTTGGCTCTTGAAATTGGAGAAGCTGTCGCTGTCGGTCTGGTTGGCACTCGTGGTCGAGTTCGTCGCGCTGGCCTTTGGCAGAACCATCGTCTTGTAGTTCAACTTGTGCCAAGAACTGATCGAGTTGCCCCGGTTCTTGCTGTAGGCAAAGAAGCTCCCGCCGACCAGGCTGTCATCTGGCGCCTGCTTGTAAAGGGCGATGACGATTGGCACGTTGCCAATCTTGGAGTTCTTGCGCATCCGTTTCAGCACCTTGGCCGCGGCGATCTTCCCCTGGCGCTGGACCTCGGCGTCGCTGATCTTCTTGGTGTAGCTTGGCCCATCGGTCTTCTTCTTGTAGTTGTACTCGGAGTTGATCCCGATCCCGATGACGATCCCCTTGAGCTTCATCGAGTTCCCGTTTTCGGTCATGTAGTCCTGTTCCTCAATCTGCTGGATGT comes from Limosilactobacillus sp. and encodes:
- a CDS encoding Dps family protein, encoding MTTYNYDFPKSKAQLNQLIADISQLKVNVQQTHWYMRGENFFRLHPLMDEYGDQLSEQLDQIAERLIALNGSPLATTHEFIENTGLPDDKVAFDQLTMTEFMQRLVDQFKYLRDQYQKGIEVTDEEKDFPTQDMLNGFKDETDKNIWMISAYLGKAPFAD
- a CDS encoding cold-shock protein, producing MQNGTVKWFNADKGYGFISGSDGKDVFVHFSSIKTNGFKSLEEGQKVSYDVEQADRGPQATNVVPQ
- a CDS encoding diacylglycerol kinase; protein product: MRKRARVIYNPTSGREALRSDLVDILAIYEQAGYETSAFATTPAPNSAKNEARRAAEEGFDLIVAAGGDGTLNEVVNGIAGLEHRPTMAIIPAGTTNDYARALRIPRDDPIAAAKLILRKNKKFKIDIGQAGENYFMNIAAGGTLTELTYDVPSQMKSLFGYAAYLAKGAELLPRIKPVDVDIKYDGQEYRGQASTLFLALTNSVGGFEQIVPDAALDDGKFTMIIVKKSGLVDMMSLMAKALQGKHIGDPGIIYAKATDVEVTPLNPDDRLMINLDGEYGGDAPMKFHDLKQHIEVIANLDEIPDDAITESADFKRVEKDFVEGVDKMNQEEKK
- the rlmD gene encoding 23S rRNA (uracil(1939)-C(5))-methyltransferase RlmD — protein: MKVQVPVHKNNDYQGTVVDLTYQGNGVVKVDDFPVFVPNALPGEQVTIRVTKVTRNFAWGRVMEWQTKSPDRVDVKDKAYIQTGIAPLGHLKYAAQLKFKQHQIEELLEKAHLDEIKVLPTMGMDTPYHYRNKAQVPVKTVRGQLETGFYKRGSHTLVPIEDFYIQDPKIDQAIVVVRDLLRKYHVTPYDERTGKGVIRTVMVRRGYYSHEMMVVLVTNTKRLPMEEQIVDGIVAGVPEVKSIVQNINDKKTNRLLGDTDKTLWGASEIHDQLLGIDFAISPLSFYQVNPQQTERLYQTAIDNAGLDGSQTVIDAYCGIGTISLAVAKHAKQVYGVEIVPAAIDDAKHNAKRNGIKNAKFVVGKAEEQFAKWQAAGLKPDVVIVDPPRKGLAESLIEATGEMGPQKVIYVSCNPATLVRDIQRFAEVGYHVTKPIQPVDQFPQTTHVESVTVLERTEK
- the gatA gene encoding Asp-tRNA(Asn)/Glu-tRNA(Gln) amidotransferase subunit GatA, translated to MDFYQTDLTQLHDDLVNKKISATELTKATFDHIKANDDQVKAFLTLNEDAAMKRAAEIDNAGVSAQQLVSGVPLAVKDNILTKGLKTTAASKILENFNPVYDATVVERLNQAGFINVGKTNLDEFAMGSSTENSAFFTTHNPWDLTRVPGGSSGGSAAAVAAGDVLGALGTDTGGSIRMPASFNGVVGMKPTYGRVSRWGIIAFGSSFDQVGWLTRTVKDNAYLTSLIAGNDEHDMTSSLKEVPDWAANLNDSTSVKGLRIAVPKEYFDDLDEDVHEVIKAALDHLESLGAVIDEVTLPHTKYGVPAYYILASSEASSNLQRYDGIRYGYRAKDVKNLEDVYVRSRTEGFGEEVKRRIMLGTFSLSAGFYDAYFNKAAKVRRLIAQDFDDVFKDHDLILGATGASTAFKIGAEVDDPKKMYMNDVLTVPVNMAGLPSMSVPAGFSSKNGMPVGLQIIGKPFDEQTIYNAGYVFEQTTDFHKKAPKLGGQN
- a CDS encoding IS30 family transposase, with translation MTHLNDTMSTILLTTHKKNAHLTKEERVMIATLKSQGLSNRAIGRQLGVNHQTINNELNRGTVRQLRRQKSNGKIYEYSYYIYSYEAGQATYLEHHRHSGRRRLYYSSKQFLRLADQLMLGEFDDHHYSPQAVIYKARDLMNDGTLIPKSVVTLYQWINEGVLRTSNLDLFEKPKRKHHQTHPQAKRCLGPNIAQRPQTADQRSEIGHWELDTVQGQKNGNDSVVLVMTDRLSRVNITSKIAGKTAHAVNQFFINLRQKMGTDAYYRIFKTITSDNGSEFSELTQVHDHVFYADPYSPWERGSNEINNRFLRKEITKGEAINNYSSAQIIATNDWMNHYPRAMFNGHSSMDIYRKAFYQEISQLHQPIINWSVLFI
- a CDS encoding CamS family sex pheromone protein, translating into MNAKLKKLTTAAVIVMSTFVLAACGSSKSSKNYTTTGNSSGAYQGVIKNGHYKTSKARGVNVSQNDNQYNLKSFENGLTEVSKLVFSPKSYIFQEGQYLNTSTVESWLGRKTKSNPNGLNPAQGKKSDPNPEYIQQIEEQDYMTENGNSMKLKGIVIGIGINSEYNYKKKTDGPSYTKKISDAEVQRQGKIAAAKVLKRMRKNSKIGNVPIVIALYKQAPDDSLVGGSFFAYSKNRGNSISSWHKLNYKTMVLPKASATNSTTSANQTDSDSFSNFKSQIQSFFPNLSGVTAQAQYKNGQLNGMHITVTTQFYSQSEITSFTQYIARAAKKYLPNGIPIDIRIQSDSEMQAIVYRDSGSDTFRTHVLTSY
- the gatB gene encoding Asp-tRNA(Asn)/Glu-tRNA(Gln) amidotransferase subunit GatB → MNFQTTIGLEVHVELKTNSKIYSPSPVEYGDQPNENTNVIDWGYPGVLPTLNKGVVRDGIMAGLALHAQIAHHMHFDRKNYFYPDNPKAYQITQSDTPIAHDGWIEIEVDGKKKKIGIEEMHIEEDAGKNTHTSKYSYVDLNRQGTPLIEIVSKPDIASPEEAVAYLEALRQRIQFTGISDVKMEEGSMRVDTNISIRPVGSDKFGTKTEMKNINSFNYVRKALAYEEKRHQNLLMSGGHIAQETRRYDEPTGTTVAMRSKEGADDYRYFPEPDIPDLNVSDEWIQEIASEMPVMPGERRKHYVDDLGLTDYDAMVLTQTKEMSDFFEEAVKDGGDPKRLANYLMNDVNSYMNDNHVDLQDTKLTPANLAGMVKLIEDGTISSKMAKKVFKGIMNGEEPNAYAKEHGLVQLSDPAQLQPIVDDVLANNQQSIDDYKNGKNRAFGFLMGQIMKQTHGKANPQMVTQLLKKSLANI
- the gatC gene encoding Asp-tRNA(Asn)/Glu-tRNA(Gln) amidotransferase subunit GatC, encoding MASKITEQQVQHVAELAKLEFPKDELGQFTTQLGNIIDMFEDLQAVDTDGVEPMTSATDRVNVMREDKAVRSSKEEREAIFKNAPDADDGYIRVPAIIDESEDGE